A genomic region of Mycolicibacterium poriferae contains the following coding sequences:
- a CDS encoding enolase C-terminal domain-like protein, whose protein sequence is MTSAGPTIDHVQVDAFSFPTPNPEADGTLEWDATTAVTVRVHAGGKTGLGWTYSSPAAATLISAHFVALLRDHDAHDITAAVAAMRRKSRNFGIGGLAMQAISAVDVALWDLKAKLLDVPLAVLLGKCRTRVPIYGSGGFVTASDSEISKDVAAWKAAGCRAMKIKIGKSRGDSPKWDLERVALFRELARDGVELMVDANGAYQGAEAIRIGTELERWNVRWFEEPVSSDDIEGLALARSGLRCDVAAGEYISTPYEAERLAAVVDCLQVDATRCGGYTGFLQMAAIASAHNLEVSAHCAPALHAPVAAAVPNLRHVEWFNDHVRLEPMLLDGVAPVDDGAIVVQCERPGHGMTLSDGVDGHRVRVKVG, encoded by the coding sequence ATGACGTCGGCCGGCCCGACCATCGACCACGTGCAGGTCGATGCGTTCTCGTTTCCCACCCCGAACCCTGAGGCGGACGGAACGCTGGAATGGGATGCCACCACCGCGGTCACGGTGCGGGTCCACGCCGGCGGTAAAACCGGCCTGGGCTGGACCTACAGCAGCCCCGCTGCGGCCACCTTGATCTCCGCGCACTTCGTCGCGCTGTTGCGTGACCATGACGCCCATGACATCACCGCCGCTGTCGCGGCAATGCGGCGCAAGAGCCGCAACTTCGGGATCGGTGGCCTTGCGATGCAGGCGATAAGCGCAGTCGACGTCGCGTTGTGGGATCTGAAGGCCAAATTGCTCGACGTTCCGCTGGCCGTGCTGCTCGGGAAGTGCCGTACGCGTGTGCCGATCTATGGGTCCGGCGGCTTCGTCACTGCGAGCGATTCGGAGATTTCCAAAGACGTCGCCGCGTGGAAGGCCGCAGGATGTCGCGCCATGAAGATCAAGATCGGAAAAAGCCGGGGCGACAGCCCGAAATGGGACCTCGAGCGCGTTGCGCTTTTTCGTGAACTCGCGCGTGACGGCGTCGAACTGATGGTGGACGCCAACGGCGCCTATCAAGGTGCCGAGGCGATCCGTATCGGGACCGAGTTGGAGCGCTGGAATGTGCGCTGGTTCGAGGAGCCGGTCAGCAGCGACGACATCGAAGGCCTTGCGCTCGCGCGATCGGGTCTGCGTTGCGATGTCGCGGCAGGGGAATACATCAGCACGCCGTACGAGGCCGAACGGCTGGCCGCAGTGGTGGACTGTCTGCAGGTCGACGCGACGAGGTGCGGCGGCTACACCGGGTTCTTGCAGATGGCCGCCATCGCGTCGGCGCACAACCTGGAGGTTTCGGCTCACTGTGCGCCGGCGCTGCACGCGCCGGTGGCAGCCGCGGTGCCGAACCTGCGTCACGTGGAGTGGTTCAACGACCACGTACGGCTCGAACCGATGTTGCTCGACGGGGTGGCACCGGTCGACGACGGCGCGATCGTGGTGCAGTGTGAGCGTCCCGGGCACGGCATGACGCTGTCCGACGGCGTCGACGGCCATCGCGTCCGCGTCAAGGTCGGTTGA
- a CDS encoding cation:proton antiporter: MALVLAFGVVLLISVSLSGLAARTVLSTALMFLIAGALLGPGGFGVDNIHADDPIVNALADLALFTVLFTDGQRASLPALRENWRLSGRALGLGMPLTMIGIAIPAHFLLGLDWVTAFLIGAVLSPTDPVFASALVGRSDVPLRLRRLLNVESGLNDGLALPVVLILLATARHADTHPLDVAGELALGLVVGAVISGAVALLWRLRLFTAEPRLQPLGPTAIAVVVYATCHLTHANPYLAAFAAGSTLATLDHVAAENFESFGDLVSELTKFAALLVFGALITPERLANLTWVQWLLPVIAILLVRPAALLLSLLWTRLPARERLTAAWFGPKGFASVVYGLLVLQSGIPESEAVFDIVAATIALSIVLHSTTDVPVARLLRVEPPDDLPHPAPPGTSRPEQPRAG; encoded by the coding sequence ATGGCTCTGGTGCTGGCTTTCGGTGTCGTCCTGCTCATCAGCGTTTCGCTGTCGGGTCTGGCCGCACGCACCGTGCTGTCCACGGCGTTGATGTTCCTCATCGCCGGTGCACTGCTGGGGCCCGGCGGATTCGGTGTCGACAACATCCATGCCGACGATCCGATCGTGAACGCGCTGGCCGATCTCGCACTGTTCACCGTGCTGTTCACCGACGGTCAGCGGGCGAGTCTGCCGGCACTACGCGAAAACTGGCGGTTATCCGGCCGCGCGTTGGGGCTCGGGATGCCGCTGACCATGATCGGGATCGCCATTCCGGCCCACTTCCTGCTCGGCCTGGACTGGGTCACCGCGTTCCTCATCGGCGCCGTGCTGTCCCCCACCGACCCGGTGTTCGCCTCGGCGCTGGTGGGTCGTTCCGACGTGCCGCTGCGGCTACGGCGGCTGCTCAACGTCGAGTCGGGCCTCAACGACGGGCTGGCGCTGCCCGTCGTGCTGATCTTGCTGGCCACGGCGCGGCACGCCGACACCCATCCCCTCGATGTCGCCGGCGAACTGGCCCTGGGCCTGGTGGTCGGCGCCGTGATATCCGGCGCGGTGGCGCTGTTGTGGCGGTTGCGCCTGTTCACCGCCGAACCCCGCCTGCAGCCACTGGGTCCCACGGCGATCGCCGTCGTGGTCTACGCGACGTGCCACCTCACCCACGCGAACCCCTACCTGGCAGCCTTTGCGGCCGGTTCGACGCTGGCGACGCTCGACCACGTCGCCGCCGAGAACTTCGAGTCGTTCGGTGATCTGGTCTCGGAGTTGACGAAGTTCGCCGCGCTGCTGGTCTTCGGTGCGCTGATCACCCCGGAGCGTCTGGCGAACCTGACCTGGGTGCAGTGGCTGCTACCGGTCATCGCGATCCTTTTGGTGCGGCCGGCGGCACTGTTGCTGTCACTGCTGTGGACGCGGCTGCCGGCCCGGGAACGGCTCACCGCGGCGTGGTTCGGCCCCAAGGGTTTCGCGTCGGTGGTGTACGGGCTGCTCGTCCTGCAGTCCGGCATCCCGGAAAGTGAGGCGGTCTTCGACATCGTCGCCGCCACCATCGCCCTGTCGATCGTGCTGCATTCCACCACCGACGTTCCCGTCGCCCGGCTGCTGCGTGTCGAGCCGCCCGACGACCTGCCCCACCCCGCCCCGCCCGGGACCAGTCGGCCAGAGCAGCCGCGGGCAGGATAG
- a CDS encoding FAD-binding and (Fe-S)-binding domain-containing protein, whose protein sequence is MTAVEHSATPQQQLDKLKNALRKAVDGEVRFDLGARATYSTDASNYRQIPLGVVVPRSPEAAANAIAVCHDHNVPVLSRGGGTSLAGETCNVAVVLDWSKYCTRVLSVDAEAGVATVEPGIKLDELNDALAESGWMVGPKPATHVSCTIGGMIGNNSCGSTAQAYGKMVDSIRRMEVLTYDGVRMWVGPTDDDDYTRIVAEGDRRGEIYRALRRLRDHYGDEVRARYPDIPRRVSGYNLDSLLPESGFDIAKLLVGSESTLVTVLRAEIGLVRVPKAHVAVLLGFPDIETAADAVPAVLEHDPAALEGMDYRLTELEHSQHMAQGALEELPEGRAWLLVQFNGDDVDDAAGSAEAMVEHLRRDGLTDHVKVIRDPADQKRVWAAREGGLGATAHPPGGPDTHPGWEDAAVPPDRVGDYLRDFGELLDRFGYQGASQYGHFGHGCIHTRIPFDLKSAAGIERFREFVTAAAHLVTDYGGSLSGEHGDGQARGELLSVMFGERVVNAFEELKRIFDPTNRMNPGKVVFPNRLDENLRWGADYRPAEPATHFAYPDDDHRFSIAADRCVGVGKCRGDESGVMCPSYRATGEEEHSTRGRARLLFEMLEGDVITDGWQSTEVRDALDLCLACKGCRSDCPVNVDMATYKAEFLSHHYKRRLRPLAHYSMGWLPLLSRVAMIAPRPINMLAHTPGLQVLLKRAGGIDSHRDIPRFARRRFTSWFARRGDRAQTATRGPVVLWPDTFTNNFDTDIARAALAVLEDAGFEVRVPEKAVCCGLTWISTGQLDAAKHVARRTLEVLKPALRDSIPVVVLEPSCAAVFRADLPELLHGDEDVHRLASLTRTLGEVLRERAPDWRPGGTDQAGSALVQPHCHQHAILGTGADVDALGTAGVDGELLDAGCCGLAGNFGFEKGHYDVSVACAEDKLMPAVRSAPPDKTIVADGFSCRTQIAHLDGSRAPVHTAQVLAAALSASDAGSEHRPGGQRSKAGPAVAGLAAVGVLAAGWAAARRRQ, encoded by the coding sequence ATGACAGCCGTGGAACATTCAGCAACCCCACAGCAACAGCTCGACAAGCTGAAAAACGCCTTGCGCAAAGCTGTGGACGGTGAGGTCAGATTCGATCTGGGTGCCAGGGCCACCTACTCGACCGATGCCTCCAACTACCGCCAGATTCCTCTCGGTGTCGTCGTCCCGCGCAGCCCTGAGGCCGCCGCAAACGCGATAGCGGTCTGCCACGACCACAACGTTCCAGTGCTCTCGAGAGGCGGGGGCACCAGTCTGGCGGGGGAGACCTGCAACGTTGCGGTGGTGCTGGACTGGAGCAAGTACTGCACCCGCGTGCTGTCGGTCGATGCCGAGGCGGGTGTCGCCACCGTGGAGCCCGGTATCAAGCTCGATGAACTCAACGATGCGCTGGCCGAATCGGGATGGATGGTCGGGCCGAAACCGGCCACCCACGTCAGCTGCACGATCGGCGGGATGATCGGCAACAACTCGTGCGGGTCGACCGCTCAGGCGTACGGGAAGATGGTCGATTCGATCCGGCGCATGGAAGTGCTGACCTACGACGGGGTCCGCATGTGGGTGGGCCCCACCGACGACGACGACTACACACGCATCGTCGCCGAAGGGGATCGCCGCGGCGAAATCTATCGGGCACTGCGCCGGTTGCGGGACCACTACGGCGACGAGGTGCGCGCCCGCTATCCCGACATCCCGCGCCGCGTCTCCGGATACAACCTCGATTCGCTGCTGCCCGAGTCGGGATTCGACATCGCCAAACTTCTCGTCGGCAGCGAGAGCACGCTGGTCACGGTGCTGCGGGCTGAGATCGGCTTGGTGCGGGTGCCCAAGGCGCACGTGGCGGTGCTGCTCGGCTTTCCCGATATCGAGACCGCCGCCGACGCGGTACCCGCGGTGCTGGAACATGATCCGGCCGCGTTGGAGGGAATGGACTACCGGCTGACCGAGCTCGAACACAGTCAGCACATGGCCCAAGGCGCCCTCGAGGAGTTGCCGGAGGGCCGCGCGTGGTTGTTGGTGCAGTTCAACGGTGACGATGTCGACGACGCCGCCGGATCAGCCGAAGCCATGGTCGAACACCTGCGCCGCGACGGTCTGACAGACCACGTCAAGGTGATCCGTGACCCCGCCGACCAGAAGCGGGTGTGGGCCGCTCGCGAGGGTGGCCTGGGCGCTACCGCCCACCCGCCCGGTGGCCCCGACACCCACCCCGGCTGGGAGGACGCCGCAGTGCCGCCCGACCGGGTCGGCGACTATCTGCGTGACTTCGGCGAGCTCCTCGACCGGTTCGGATACCAGGGCGCCTCACAGTACGGACACTTCGGACATGGCTGCATCCACACCCGTATCCCGTTCGATCTGAAATCTGCCGCAGGAATCGAGCGCTTCCGCGAGTTCGTCACCGCGGCAGCACATCTGGTGACCGACTACGGTGGTTCCCTGTCGGGTGAGCACGGTGACGGGCAGGCCCGCGGCGAGCTGCTGTCGGTCATGTTCGGCGAACGCGTGGTGAACGCGTTCGAGGAGCTCAAACGCATCTTCGACCCGACCAACCGGATGAACCCGGGAAAAGTGGTGTTCCCCAACCGGTTGGACGAGAACCTGCGGTGGGGTGCGGACTACCGGCCCGCCGAGCCCGCCACCCATTTCGCCTACCCCGACGACGACCACCGGTTCAGCATCGCCGCCGACCGCTGCGTCGGTGTCGGCAAATGTCGCGGTGACGAATCCGGGGTCATGTGCCCGAGCTATCGGGCCACCGGTGAGGAGGAACACTCCACGCGCGGCCGTGCCCGTCTGCTGTTCGAGATGCTCGAAGGTGACGTCATCACCGACGGCTGGCAGTCCACCGAGGTGCGCGACGCTCTCGATCTGTGCCTGGCCTGCAAAGGCTGTCGCAGTGACTGCCCGGTCAACGTGGACATGGCGACCTACAAGGCCGAGTTCCTCTCCCACCACTACAAGCGGCGGCTGCGGCCGCTGGCGCACTACTCGATGGGGTGGCTGCCGCTGCTGTCCCGGGTGGCGATGATCGCGCCGCGGCCGATCAACATGCTCGCCCACACCCCCGGGTTACAGGTGTTGCTCAAGCGCGCCGGAGGTATCGACAGCCACCGCGACATTCCCCGGTTCGCCCGCCGACGGTTCACCTCCTGGTTCGCGCGGCGCGGTGACCGGGCACAGACCGCCACCCGCGGCCCCGTCGTGCTGTGGCCGGACACCTTCACCAACAACTTCGACACCGACATCGCCCGCGCCGCGCTGGCCGTGCTCGAGGACGCCGGGTTCGAGGTGCGGGTGCCGGAAAAGGCGGTGTGCTGTGGGCTGACGTGGATCTCGACCGGTCAGCTCGACGCCGCCAAGCATGTCGCCCGCCGCACCCTGGAGGTGTTGAAGCCGGCTCTGCGCGACAGCATCCCGGTGGTGGTCCTCGAGCCCAGCTGCGCGGCGGTGTTCCGCGCTGACCTCCCCGAACTGCTGCACGGCGACGAAGACGTGCATCGGCTGGCGTCGCTGACCCGCACGTTGGGCGAAGTGTTGCGCGAACGGGCTCCGGACTGGCGGCCGGGAGGCACCGACCAGGCCGGGTCAGCGCTGGTGCAACCGCACTGCCACCAGCATGCGATCCTCGGTACCGGCGCCGACGTCGACGCACTGGGAACGGCCGGGGTGGACGGCGAGCTCCTCGATGCCGGGTGTTGCGGCCTGGCAGGCAATTTCGGCTTCGAGAAGGGGCACTACGACGTCTCGGTGGCCTGCGCCGAGGACAAGCTGATGCCGGCGGTGCGCAGCGCTCCACCGGACAAGACCATCGTGGCCGACGGCTTCAGCTGCCGGACGCAGATCGCCCATCTCGACGGCAGTCGCGCCCCGGTGCACACCGCGCAGGTGCTCGCCGCGGCTCTGTCTGCCTCCGATGCCGGGTCCGAGCATCGGCCCGGCGGCCAGCGCTCCAAAGCCGGCCCTGCCGTCGCGGGCCTGGCCGCTGTGGGCGTGCTCGCCGCTGGCTGGGCGGCGGCGCGGAGGCGGCAATGA
- a CDS encoding thiamine pyrophosphate-requiring protein, which translates to MATDVADFVLKRLREWDVEQVFTYPGDGINGLVAAFGRSDNQPRFVQARHEEMAAFQATGYAKFSGKVGVCMATSGPGAIHLLNGLYDAKLDHVPVVAIVGQTERSAMGGSYQQEVDLQALYKDVASEYLVEVNVSSQLPNALDRAMRTAITRRAPTALIIPSDLQEEPYEPPSHAFKQVPSSDPSIVSPMLAPRPDQVSQAAEILNAGEKVAILVGQGARGAADQVRQVAEITGAGVAKALLGKDVLPDDIPYVTGAIGLLGTRPSYEMMMDCDTLLIVGSNFPYTQFMPEFGQARAIHIDIDGTLIGMRYPTELNMVADAATALDALIPLLERKQDRSWQEKIEKNVTRWWGTMERQAMLTAKPVNPMRIAWELSERLPSNAIVTADSGSSTNWYARMLKFKEGMRGSLSGTLATMGPGVPYAIGAKFAHPDRPVIALVGDGAMQMNGLAELLTIRRYAELWPDKRLIVCVFHNNDLNQVTWELRAMGGAPKFEESQSLPDVSYADVARAMGLHAVAVDTEDGVGPAWDEALGADGPVLLDIRCDPAVPPIPPHATFEQAKELTESILKGDSNAFHLMMQGAKTKAQEFVPHRD; encoded by the coding sequence ATGGCCACCGATGTTGCCGATTTCGTGCTGAAGCGCTTGCGGGAGTGGGATGTTGAGCAGGTCTTCACCTATCCCGGTGACGGAATCAACGGGCTCGTCGCCGCTTTCGGCCGGTCGGACAACCAGCCGAGGTTCGTGCAGGCCCGTCACGAGGAGATGGCCGCGTTCCAGGCCACCGGGTACGCCAAGTTCTCCGGAAAGGTCGGAGTGTGCATGGCGACCTCCGGACCGGGCGCGATCCATCTGCTCAACGGTCTCTACGACGCCAAGCTGGACCACGTCCCCGTGGTCGCGATCGTCGGTCAGACCGAACGCAGCGCGATGGGCGGCAGCTACCAGCAGGAGGTGGACCTGCAGGCGTTGTACAAGGACGTCGCGAGTGAATACCTGGTCGAGGTCAACGTCTCCAGCCAGCTGCCCAACGCACTGGATCGGGCCATGCGCACCGCGATCACGCGGCGCGCCCCCACGGCGCTCATCATCCCGTCAGATCTGCAGGAGGAGCCCTACGAGCCGCCCTCGCACGCCTTCAAACAGGTGCCGTCGAGCGATCCGAGCATCGTCAGCCCGATGCTGGCTCCGCGACCGGACCAGGTGAGCCAGGCCGCCGAAATCCTCAACGCCGGTGAGAAGGTGGCGATACTGGTCGGGCAGGGTGCCCGTGGGGCCGCCGACCAGGTTCGCCAGGTCGCCGAGATCACCGGCGCCGGCGTCGCCAAAGCGCTGCTCGGCAAGGACGTGCTGCCCGACGACATCCCCTACGTCACCGGGGCGATCGGGTTGCTCGGCACCCGGCCCAGCTACGAGATGATGATGGACTGCGACACGCTGCTGATCGTCGGCTCGAACTTCCCCTACACCCAGTTCATGCCGGAATTCGGTCAGGCGCGCGCGATTCACATCGACATCGACGGCACGTTGATCGGGATGCGCTATCCGACCGAGCTCAACATGGTCGCCGACGCCGCGACCGCACTCGACGCACTGATCCCGCTGCTGGAGCGCAAGCAGGACCGGTCCTGGCAGGAGAAGATCGAGAAGAACGTGACGCGGTGGTGGGGCACCATGGAGCGCCAGGCGATGCTGACGGCCAAGCCGGTGAACCCGATGCGGATCGCCTGGGAGTTGTCCGAGCGGCTGCCGTCCAACGCGATCGTCACCGCCGACTCCGGGTCGTCGACGAACTGGTATGCCCGCATGCTGAAGTTCAAGGAAGGCATGCGCGGTTCGCTGTCGGGCACGCTGGCCACCATGGGCCCCGGTGTGCCTTACGCGATCGGGGCGAAGTTCGCCCATCCGGACCGGCCCGTCATCGCGCTGGTCGGCGACGGCGCGATGCAGATGAACGGATTGGCCGAGTTGCTGACGATCCGGCGCTACGCCGAGCTGTGGCCGGACAAGCGCCTGATCGTGTGCGTGTTCCACAACAACGACCTCAACCAGGTGACCTGGGAGCTGCGGGCCATGGGCGGGGCACCCAAGTTCGAGGAATCGCAGAGCCTGCCGGACGTGTCCTACGCCGACGTGGCACGGGCGATGGGTCTGCACGCGGTGGCGGTCGACACCGAGGACGGCGTCGGGCCTGCCTGGGACGAGGCGCTGGGGGCCGACGGCCCGGTGCTGCTCGACATCCGCTGCGACCCCGCGGTGCCACCGATCCCGCCGCATGCGACCTTCGAGCAGGCCAAGGAGCTCACCGAGTCCATCCTCAAGGGCGACTCGAACGCCTTCCACCTGATGATGCAGGGCGCCAAGACCAAGGCCCAGGAGTTCGTGCCGCACCGCGATTGA
- the ctaD gene encoding aa3-type cytochrome oxidase subunit I, translating into MTATDTRNLEVRRPFPARLGPKGNLIYKLITTTDHKLIGIMYCVASFSFFFTGGLMALFIRTELAVPGLQFLSNEQYNQLFTMHGTIMLLLYATPIVFGFANLVLPLQIGAPDVAFPRLNAFSFWLFLFGGLTVLAGFITPQGAADFGWTAYTPLSHAAFSPGLGGDLWIAGLILSGLGTILGAVNMITTVVCMRAPGMTMFRMPLFTWNILVTSILVLLAFPILTAALFGLAADRHLGAHVFDPANGGAILWQHLFWFFGHPEVYIVALPFFGIVSEIFPVFSRKPIFGYTTLVYATVSIGALSVAVWAHHMFATGAVLLPFFAFMTYLIAVPTGIKFFNWIGTMWKGQLTFETPMLFSVGFLATFLIGGLSGILLASPPLDFHVTDTYFVVAHFHYVLFGTIVFATYAGIYFWFPKMTGRLLDERLGKLHFWLTFIGFHTTFLVQHWLGDEGMPRRYADYLPTDGFTGLNIVSTIGAFILGISMLPFVWNIFKSWRYGEPVTVDDPWGYGNSLEWATSCPPPRHNFTELPRIRSERPAFELHYPHMVGRMRREAHVARAHGPADKDVTRAEPKVRS; encoded by the coding sequence ATGACCGCCACCGACACGCGCAACCTGGAAGTGCGACGCCCCTTCCCGGCTCGACTGGGCCCGAAGGGCAACCTGATCTACAAGCTGATCACGACCACCGATCACAAGCTGATCGGCATCATGTACTGCGTCGCCAGCTTCTCCTTCTTCTTCACCGGCGGGCTGATGGCGCTGTTCATCCGCACCGAACTCGCGGTGCCCGGGCTGCAGTTCCTGTCCAACGAGCAGTACAACCAGCTGTTCACCATGCACGGCACGATCATGCTGCTGCTCTATGCCACCCCGATCGTGTTCGGGTTCGCCAACCTGGTGCTGCCGCTGCAGATCGGCGCACCCGACGTCGCCTTCCCCCGACTGAACGCGTTCTCGTTCTGGCTGTTTTTGTTCGGCGGGCTGACGGTGTTGGCCGGCTTCATCACCCCGCAGGGCGCCGCCGACTTCGGCTGGACGGCCTACACGCCGCTCAGCCACGCAGCATTCAGTCCCGGGTTGGGCGGGGACCTATGGATCGCGGGGCTCATCCTGTCCGGGTTGGGCACGATCCTCGGCGCGGTCAACATGATCACCACGGTGGTCTGCATGCGCGCGCCGGGCATGACGATGTTCCGGATGCCGCTGTTCACCTGGAACATCCTGGTGACCTCGATCCTGGTGCTGCTGGCGTTCCCGATCCTGACCGCCGCGCTGTTCGGGCTGGCCGCCGACCGTCACCTCGGCGCGCACGTATTCGACCCGGCCAACGGCGGTGCGATCCTCTGGCAGCACCTGTTCTGGTTCTTCGGCCATCCTGAGGTGTACATCGTCGCGTTGCCGTTCTTCGGCATCGTCAGCGAGATCTTCCCGGTGTTCAGCCGTAAGCCGATCTTCGGCTACACCACGCTGGTGTATGCCACGGTCAGCATCGGCGCATTGTCGGTGGCGGTGTGGGCGCACCACATGTTCGCCACCGGCGCCGTGCTGTTGCCGTTCTTCGCCTTCATGACCTACCTGATCGCGGTGCCCACCGGCATCAAGTTCTTCAACTGGATCGGCACGATGTGGAAGGGCCAGTTGACCTTCGAGACACCGATGCTGTTCTCGGTGGGGTTCCTGGCGACCTTCCTCATCGGCGGGCTGTCGGGCATCCTGCTGGCCAGCCCGCCGCTGGACTTCCACGTCACCGACACCTATTTCGTGGTGGCCCATTTCCACTACGTGCTGTTCGGCACCATCGTGTTCGCCACCTATGCCGGCATCTACTTCTGGTTCCCCAAGATGACCGGCCGACTGCTCGACGAGCGGCTGGGCAAGCTGCACTTCTGGCTCACCTTCATCGGCTTCCACACCACGTTCCTGGTCCAGCACTGGCTCGGCGACGAAGGCATGCCCCGCCGCTACGCCGACTACCTGCCCACCGACGGATTCACCGGCCTCAACATCGTCTCCACCATCGGCGCGTTCATCCTCGGCATCTCGATGCTGCCGTTCGTCTGGAACATCTTCAAGAGCTGGCGCTACGGCGAACCCGTCACCGTCGACGACCCGTGGGGCTACGGCAACTCCCTGGAGTGGGCCACCAGCTGCCCGCCGCCGCGCCACAACTTCACCGAACTGCCCCGCATCCGCTCCGAGCGACCCGCGTTCGAACTGCACTACCCCCACATGGTCGGACGCATGCGCCGCGAGGCCCATGTCGCCCGCGCGCACGGGCCTGCCGACAAGGACGTCACCCGGGCAGAACCCAAGGTGCGTAGCTGA
- a CDS encoding STAS domain-containing protein: MTDQAAPDVVTIRSRIRQARPPQLEMSVYRRHNAVVLTVRGELDASNTVHLASRILPFASTRHDLVLDLSSMTFVAAGGIQLLMAMAVRFRNESCPWALVTGPQLARVLRLTPHAAALPAVATVTEGISLTAEAGRQSRHIHVAG; the protein is encoded by the coding sequence ATGACTGATCAAGCCGCACCTGATGTCGTCACAATACGCTCACGCATCCGCCAAGCCCGCCCGCCACAGCTGGAGATGAGCGTCTACCGTCGTCACAACGCAGTCGTGCTCACCGTGCGGGGCGAACTCGACGCCAGCAACACCGTCCACCTGGCCTCGCGGATATTGCCCTTCGCCTCGACCCGCCATGACCTGGTACTCGATCTATCATCGATGACCTTTGTCGCGGCCGGCGGAATCCAGCTGCTGATGGCGATGGCGGTGCGCTTTCGAAACGAAAGCTGCCCTTGGGCTCTGGTCACCGGGCCACAGCTGGCACGCGTCCTACGTCTGACGCCGCACGCCGCGGCGCTGCCGGCGGTCGCCACCGTCACCGAAGGGATCTCCCTCACCGCTGAAGCCGGGCGACAATCGCGCCACATACACGTCGCCGGCTGA
- a CDS encoding DUF421 domain-containing protein, with product MLHELFAGWQTPLFTVAKSLALFLTAAVAFRFAQRRTIAEFTPFDWVTAVAVGAIVGRVATAADTSWLTGSAALLTLLTAHGVTARLRFFGWFRRLVDPPVRVLVRDGAVDNANLKRAGITRSDLDAILRQHGYRDAADVELALYEAKGSVSVFARRTRPDNDGEPA from the coding sequence ATGCTGCACGAACTGTTCGCGGGATGGCAGACGCCGCTGTTCACGGTGGCGAAGTCACTGGCGCTCTTCCTGACCGCCGCGGTCGCCTTCCGGTTCGCACAGCGTCGGACCATCGCCGAGTTCACCCCGTTCGACTGGGTGACCGCCGTGGCCGTAGGGGCGATCGTCGGACGCGTCGCGACCGCGGCCGACACCTCGTGGTTGACCGGCTCGGCCGCACTTCTGACGCTGCTCACCGCGCACGGGGTGACGGCACGGCTGCGGTTCTTCGGCTGGTTCCGACGCCTGGTCGATCCGCCGGTGCGGGTCCTGGTCCGCGACGGGGCGGTCGATAACGCCAACTTGAAGCGTGCGGGCATCACCCGCAGCGACCTCGATGCCATCCTGCGCCAGCACGGGTACCGGGACGCCGCGGACGTCGAACTCGCCCTGTACGAAGCGAAGGGATCGGTGTCGGTGTTCGCGCGGCGCACCCGACCGGACAACGACGGTGAGCCGGCCTAG
- a CDS encoding nitroreductase family deazaflavin-dependent oxidoreductase, with the protein MATGALSRWVTTPVSKLGEMFLRTPALARAPIALYKAGLGGMLGSRMVLLEHTGRKSGQPRQVVLEVLGHPAPDTYVVASGFGESAQWFRNVMAQPQVRISAGRLSSAPAVARRLAPSEADRALSDYIARHPRAWASLKGVIEHSLDGRVDPPGTDLPLVELTVRTP; encoded by the coding sequence ATGGCGACCGGTGCACTGTCGCGATGGGTGACGACCCCGGTGTCCAAGCTCGGCGAGATGTTTCTGCGCACCCCGGCCCTGGCGCGAGCACCGATCGCGCTGTACAAGGCCGGTCTCGGTGGAATGCTCGGTTCGCGCATGGTGCTGCTCGAGCACACCGGCCGCAAGTCCGGCCAGCCACGCCAGGTCGTGCTCGAGGTACTCGGGCATCCCGCGCCGGACACGTACGTCGTCGCCTCGGGTTTCGGAGAGTCGGCGCAGTGGTTCCGAAACGTCATGGCCCAGCCGCAGGTACGTATCTCCGCCGGTCGACTCTCGTCGGCACCGGCCGTGGCCCGCAGGTTGGCGCCGAGTGAGGCGGACCGGGCGCTCAGCGACTACATCGCCCGCCACCCGCGGGCCTGGGCGTCGCTGAAGGGCGTCATCGAGCACAGTCTCGACGGGCGGGTCGACCCGCCGGGCACGGATCTGCCGCTGGTCGAGCTGACGGTCCGCACACCGTGA